In one Sander lucioperca isolate FBNREF2018 chromosome 7, SLUC_FBN_1.2, whole genome shotgun sequence genomic region, the following are encoded:
- the lyrm5b gene encoding LYR motif-containing protein 5B, protein MMANPLRAEVIRLYKNLLYLGREYPKGGEYFRDRLRAAFTKNKSVQEPEKIKEMIARGEYVAKELEALYYLRKYRAMKKRYYED, encoded by the exons ATGATGGCGAACCCTCTGAGGGCCGAAGTGATCCGACTCTATAAAAAC CTCCTGTACCTCGGTAGGGAGTACCCTAAAGGCGGCGAGTACTTCAGGGACCGTCTGCGAGCGGCGTTCACGAAGAACAAGAGTGTGCAGGAGCCGGAGAAGATCAAGGAGATGATCGCTCGGGGAGAGTACGTGGCCAAAGAGCTGGAGGCGCTGTACTACCTGAGGAAATACAGAGCCATGAAGAAACGCTACTACGAGGACTAG